The following proteins come from a genomic window of Peptostreptococcaceae bacterium:
- a CDS encoding bifunctional (p)ppGpp synthetase/guanosine-3',5'-bis(diphosphate) 3'-pyrophosphohydrolase, protein MIEKALKLAVAAHEGQTKKGTDVPYIVHPVEVAIILMKNGASDEMVTAGILHDTLEDTDVSEKTIRDDFGEKVLGYVIGASEVLENRDKVSWKERKDHTVRFLADAPVDIKMISCADKLSNIRSVGRNNPKEKDDFWNRFNAGYEDQKWYYKSLIESLSKLEGIAMYEEFKILVEKIFGD, encoded by the coding sequence ATTATAGAAAAAGCTCTAAAGCTCGCAGTTGCGGCACATGAGGGACAGACGAAAAAAGGTACAGACGTTCCGTATATAGTGCACCCTGTCGAGGTTGCAATAATATTGATGAAAAACGGCGCTTCTGATGAAATGGTGACTGCAGGAATTCTCCATGACACGCTTGAGGATACCGATGTGTCCGAAAAGACAATCCGGGATGATTTTGGGGAGAAAGTTCTCGGGTATGTAATAGGTGCATCGGAAGTTTTGGAAAACAGAGACAAGGTTTCATGGAAGGAAAGGAAGGACCATACGGTTAGGTTTCTTGCTGATGCTCCCGTGGACATAAAGATGATTAGCTGCGCTGACAAGCTTAGCAACATAAGGAGCGTAGGAAGGAATAACCCTAAAGAGAAGGACGACTTTTGGAACAGGTTTAATGCCGGATATGAGGACCAGAAATGGTATTATAAATCGCTTATTGAAAGCCTTTCGAAGCTAGAGGGCATTGCCATGTATGAGGAATTCAAAATCCTTGTTGAGAAGATTTTTGGCGATTGA
- a CDS encoding diguanylate cyclase has translation MIENLRLSIEKEDNVFQGKDIKITCSFGMHTLKNDKIDVEEFIQRADRNLYAAKEAGRNKIVRN, from the coding sequence ATTATCGAAAATCTGAGGCTGTCTATAGAGAAAGAGGATAACGTATTTCAGGGCAAGGATATAAAAATCACATGCAGCTTCGGAATGCATACACTGAAAAACGATAAAATTGATGTTGAAGAATTTATTCAAAGGGCGGATCGAAACTTATATGCGGCAAAAGAGGCTGGAAGAAATAAAATAGTCAGAAACTGA
- a CDS encoding DUF882 domain-containing protein, translating into MYYLTRNIKLSDHFYISEFVCKDPGDIPSKVFIEMELIERLESFRLLVKRPLIITSGYRTQEWNRRVNGSPKSLHMLGQAADIKMNSYDKEHIMVFAVHAGFKGIGFYDGFIHLDIRRKLINKSGRSFDLWDLRKK; encoded by the coding sequence GTGTATTACCTTACAAGAAACATAAAGCTTTCTGACCACTTTTACATATCTGAGTTTGTATGCAAAGACCCTGGCGATATCCCGAGCAAGGTCTTTATCGAAATGGAGCTCATTGAAAGACTGGAATCCTTTAGGCTTCTTGTCAAAAGGCCTCTGATTATAACATCCGGATACCGCACCCAGGAATGGAACCGCAGGGTAAACGGGTCTCCCAAAAGCCTCCATATGCTGGGACAAGCCGCCGACATCAAGATGAACTCATACGACAAGGAACACATAATGGTTTTCGCCGTTCATGCCGGTTTTAAAGGCATAGGTTTCTATGACGGATTCATACATCTTGACATTCGCCGCAAGCTTATAAACAAGAGCGGCCGCTCATTCGATCTTTGGGACTTAAGGAAGAAGTGA